A window of Daucus carota subsp. sativus chromosome 2, DH1 v3.0, whole genome shotgun sequence genomic DNA:
AAGGTTTTTTTTGCAATTGGACCCTGAACCAGAACTACTGGCGGACCACCAACTTTAGTCGGAGGGTGCTAGACAACACATTAATGAGATTCAAACTAGTACAACAAAATCAAATCTGGATCCTCGTTTCACTGGGCTTTCAAGTTTCCTCCCTTCTATTTAACTCGTTAagaggtcgtttggttcgagcTTCGCTGGTATAggtactccctccatttcaaattacatgtccatttttaaagaaaaaatttgtttcaaattagttgtccacttcaattttcaatgcaaattcataatttcaaagtcaattctactccacatacttcttatttatatttcctagatcgaACTCATACCACATATTATCATCATTTAATACAATTGATTTGTGAaaattcactttttttaaactgtgtgattttttcaaagtggacatctaatttgatacggagggagtatgagttttgttcattccaaacccatacatggtgtttggttaaaaaaaaatttcatcaaacccACAAGGTATGAGATTTTCATACCCGAGTGAGGTGGGTATGAAACATGGGTTTCAGACTTTCAGgaatcaaatttttatcttttattttcattactaTCTATATCATTTCATTTCATGTAAATCATTAACTTAAATAACAGATAATCTATATATAATTACCCTGGGCCTCTAAAGAGAAGGCCCAAACGGGAAGTTTCTTATCTGAGCAATTTGTAACTCCGtgttctctctttctctctaacGAATTTGCTCTCTCATATGCAGGCCGTGTTATGAGTGGGCTTTTAACCACTAAGCAGCTGCATTAACCAGACATTGGGGGTGTGAATTCCAGTGCGGAAGAACAAGAGGCTCAGGGGGTAAAAGTACTTAATGATGATCAGCGACTCAGCAATCAAGAAGCCTCCCAGCCAGTGGTACCAAGTACAGGTGGGGGTATCGAGAACCTGGGGAGCAACTGTGGATCTCATGACGAAGCATATCTTGACTTGGAGGACTTGTTTGGTGGTGATTTTTGGCCGAATGTTGACAATCTGTTGATGAATGACCCAATGTCCAAGGGTGATGCATCTTTGAACTTTGAGTGAGGTTTGTTTGATGCAGCTGGTTCTTGGTCAGATAAAAATTTGGAGGAACCAGGGTGTGTTTTGAGTGAGAGAggggagtaatttttattttctaaaataataaataaatattttataatatttagtcaAAGATTGGTTAATTTGATTTCTAAAAAACCGAAACGTACATGTAACTTGGGACGGAAGAAGTATATAAGAGCAAATAAACTGTTGAAACTACTAAAATCACAACTGAGAATAATACAATCTACGAGTTCGGCTTTGAAAAAGAATTGACAAGTACTGAGAAGAAATTACAGAACACAGATAATTTCCTCTGACTAAATCCAATGCCTGATGTATATTTCCAGATTAGCTGAGATACCAGGAATGCGAAGCGGCAAGAAGAGCAGCCCCAATTCCTGAGCCATCGTTGGAATGCTCACAGACTATGTGTTCTGCGACTTCATCATCAAGCAACTCTTTTAATGTAGCTTCTAAGCACTCACGATATGCAGTATAATGTTCATATAAACCACCATCCATAGCTATAACTGTCTTCTGTGAATCTCCATCTTTGAAAGAATCTCTACCCGTTTTCTTTAAAATGCCCAAGATTCCAGCAGCAGCAAGTCGGGCTCCACGTCTGGCAACAATATCACATAACTCAACCACGACCTTCCTCACCTTCAGAGTAGTGTTGGATATCTACgaagaaacaaaagaaaaaatacagTAATTAAATATGAGCACATAATAAACAGGTTGGCATATAAGAAAAGATGCTGGTTATTAAGAcagattatatttaatctaattGCAATTGCTCCAAAGATTATAAGCCTTTTGCCAGGTTTTGTGGGGGGGTTTTTCCAACATAAAGTCAAAAACTAATGCATACCTCCAATATATCCTTCAATTTATTTCCCACCACCTTCAGATCGTACGATGTATCATGATGCATCGCAGACATGTCAGGCGTCCTGCATATAGCAGAAAGGGATGCAAGATGCAACTGCTCAGTGTACAGTATATGATGCTAGTATGACTCAAGCAACATTGATTCATGTTAAATTTATAAGAATTAGGTTAATGAATAAAGAATTCAAGCTAGAAAAGCAAACAATAAGACAAAAATAAATGGAAATCTGTTTGGATAAACACCTTAAAATAAATGGAGTCCTTAGTTTTGGTGGAACAGTGTCACCAAATAGGGCAGATTCCTCAGCCATCCTACATAAAACTCTGCGAACAATCTCTCCCAGATACATTCCAGAGGTTAACTTCTCAAATATCTACAAAATGcacagagaaataaaaataatgcaCTGAACAATTGTATTGCAAAAGCAGACtgaacatgtatatatattactacTGGACAGTCTACATGCATGCAAAATATAATCACCTGTTCACCAGGGTTTAGACTTTCAGCATCCAGTTCATTATCATACTCTGTTAGAGGAAGATGTGATGACCTAAAGTTGCCCCATTCCATATTTATAACCTAAAACATGAAGGAACCAGAAACTCAATCCCTGCCACACATCACAATATCGTAGCACCTAAAATTCTAAACATACGGCAAAGAACTGAATTTAAACACCAACAGCGCTGACCAAAAACTGTTTACCATCTCTCCTGATTCAGGTTGAGGGCCATGCCATTTAGGTATTGCTTGAGAGCGTTCCACATAAGCTGCATTAGTTCCGGTGCCCATTATAACTGCCATTACAACATCCTTGTTGGTGTACCTACCCCCAGCTAATGTGCCAACTGTGTCATTGACCTAGTGACAGCATTAGAAATTAAAACCAGATCAGATCAGAGAGATGCCGAGGGATTGACATAATGCTGTGCCATGGTATACTGACGAAAGACAATCTATGATGCAACACTAGAACTTACCAGAGCAGACACATGCATTTCAACACCTTGTCTTTCCATGGCACTTGATAGTTCGGCTACCACATCTTTGCCAACCTACACCAGGGAAACTAACTCGATGAGGTCCACAAACGTAACTACGTAAGGCAAAAATTAGCCAGCACATGTTGGTCACAAGTATATATCATTAGTAATATGTGAgctaaaagttcaaaataattgatCACGTCTGCAATAAACTAAAAAGATGGctgatatataatatacatcacCCAGATTATGTGACTTGTGGCATATAGTTTTCTATCATGTTCATGATATCAAgaataaaatcttagcaatccAGGCAAGTCGTTTGTCTGGGCTACAAACGACAAGCCTCTCACATTGCGCAGCCCTGTCCTTATTTCTCATTAGAAAGCTGTTTCATAGGGTTCAACCCCGTTACCTAGTGAATAAAACAGAAATGCACGGCACAATAGTCAGAAATGCCCAGATACCTGACTGTTGTGCCGAGCATGAGTCATGGCCTTCATTCATGTCATACACATGTATCTACACAAACATCTGTCTGACCAAACTATTGTAATACACAAAAGCTTTTAGCTTGCTTCTGGATAAAGATTGATTTTGATACAAAGAAAAAGGGTCACAGAACCAGCACTAACCGCATCATCAATAGAGAAACCTTTGGTCCACCTCATAAGCGTCCCAGAAACAATTGAATTTTGCATCACAGGAAAAGAGAAGGTGAAACCTAATTCCCTCTTTCTACCATCAGGAAGTTGAAATCTGTCACCTTCTTGAGCAACAAACTTTGCAAG
This region includes:
- the LOC108209997 gene encoding hexokinase-1 produces the protein MGKVAVTAAVIGGAAVCAAVALLVRHQLRNSSQSSRAAAILKEFQEKCGTPESKLKQVADAMTVEMHAGLASEGGSKLKMLISYVDNLPTGAEEGVYYALDLGGTNFRVLRVQLGGTNGGVVDQEFAELSIPPSLMVGTSQELFDYIAAELAKFVAQEGDRFQLPDGRKRELGFTFSFPVMQNSIVSGTLMRWTKGFSIDDAVGKDVVAELSSAMERQGVEMHVSALVNDTVGTLAGGRYTNKDVVMAVIMGTGTNAAYVERSQAIPKWHGPQPESGEMVINMEWGNFRSSHLPLTEYDNELDAESLNPGEQIFEKLTSGMYLGEIVRRVLCRMAEESALFGDTVPPKLRTPFILRTPDMSAMHHDTSYDLKVVGNKLKDILEISNTTLKVRKVVVELCDIVARRGARLAAAGILGILKKTGRDSFKDGDSQKTVIAMDGGLYEHYTAYRECLEATLKELLDDEVAEHIVCEHSNDGSGIGAALLAASHSWYLS